A genomic window from Nomascus leucogenys isolate Asia chromosome 10, Asia_NLE_v1, whole genome shotgun sequence includes:
- the LOC115836894 gene encoding uncharacterized protein LOC115836894: MSGGSGADTVSRSTVSGLKRPLSARDYCGIRWDRKAINLQVKLEALWHFEAREKLSRIGKALGLSASTLATIRDNKEKIWASSQEATLQAATKLTRADGGPEPKQRAPQCGAHSGESPQPVREPQAGAGRGRLARELRGWLRVIHWLQGAPQLEQHRGQRPRRRCGPGGCAQEPSANAQGDPGGRPHTLAGVHHG, encoded by the coding sequence ATGTCTGGAGGAAGCGGCGCGGACACAGTCTCCCGCTCCACCGTCTCCGGCCTGAAGAGGCCGCTGAGCGCTCGCGATTACTGCGGCATCAGGTGGGACCGCAAGGCCATCAACCTGCAGGTGAAGCTCGAGGCGCTGTGGCACTTTGAAGCCAGAGAGAAGCTCAGTAGAATCGGGAAGGCCCTGGGGCTGTCCGCCTCCACCTTGGCCACCATTCGTGACAACAAGGAAAAGATCTGGGCGAGTTCCCAGGAGGCCACACTGCAGGCGGCCACCAAGTTGACGCGTGCGGATGGAGGACCAGAGCCAAAGCAACGTGCCCCTCAGTGTGGTGCTCATTCAGGAGAAAGCCCACAGCCCGTTCGAGAACCGCAAGCAGGAGCAGGGCGAGGGCGCCTAGCCCGAGAGCTTCGGGGCTGGTTGAGGGTGATTCACTGGCTTCAAGGCGCGCCACAGCTTGAGCAGCATCGGGGCCAGCGGCCGCGCCGCAGGTGCGGACCTGGAGGCTGCGCACAAGAACCCAGCGCTAATGCGCAGGGCGATCCCGGAGGGCGGCCACACACCCTGGCTGGTGTTCACCATGGATAA